CTTCTCTGTGTTTAGAGAAAGAAGAAGGTTAGGAGAGCCTAAGCTTGATGTTGGAATGACATTCACTACAAAGATGGAGTTCAAAGAGGCTATATGTAAATATTGCATATAGGAAGGGTAGAAGGATTTGGTTTAAGAAGAACGATAATGTAAGGATGAGAACTATGTGTAAGGATGAGAGCTATGGTTGGCAAGTGTATGCTTCTAATATAACTGAGAACAATTACTGGCAGATCAAGACGTTCATAGATGACCATACCTGTACAAGAGAGACCAAAAACAGACTAGCTAATAGGGAGTGGCTAGCCTGCAAATTGGTGAAAAAGCTAAGAAAATATCCTAATCTAAGACACTCTGAGGCTGCACAATATTTTAAGACAAAATGTGATTTGAATCTAAACAAGTCTTCACTGACTAAGGCTTTAGGAGATGCTAGAACTATTATGTATGGTGATGCTGCTGCCCAATATGGGATGGTGAGGGATTATGGGCTGACACTACTGAAGAGTAATCCAGGCTCCACTGTCACAGTTGGTATTATACCTCAACCCAACCCTGATGATGATCCAATCTTTGAGAAGATGTACATTTATTTGGATGCGTGTAAAAAAGAATTTCTGGCTAGTTGCAGACCTCTTATAGGTTTGGATGAAGCTTTTCTGAAGACCCAGCATGGTAGTCAGATCCTGTCCGCTATTGGCCAAGATGAAAATAACCATATATATTTGATTGCCTATGCAATGTCCTTGTTGAAAACACTGAAAACTAGAGGTAGTTTTTGGAATTACTTTATCAAGATTTGGGGAATTATAAGCAAAATAAGCTGTATTTTATATCAGATATGCAGAAGGTATGTAATTAAGTTTATTGATTGTGTATTGCTAGTACCTGACTcattgattgttgttattaattattatatgacTGGTGTGTGATTAGTCTATTGTGTAGAAGTGGGAAGAAAGCAGCAACTGACATTGTAACATTTTTGTTGTGTAATTTTGAGTTATTTTGTATTAATAAGTATTGTAAGAACCAGAGTTTTTCTataaaaccgttttaataaaaataataattttgagtGCCCGaggtagattcaaaatttagaaattttaatttgaaaatataaatgtgaaatttgatttcagtgaattttttcaaattggaaaatgtatctttttttaAAGGTTTTTGTAAAAATTCGTTCTGgcgcttaagctggcagtaccaGCTCTAATCTGTCCAGTACCACGTATTTTAGAAAATAAGATTGGGCCGGGTTGGATCGGGCCAAAACTGGTCCCAAGGcccaatatatatatactctattAATGAGCATTCAGCTCATTCTTGCCCTCATATGATGAAAGGGGTGctgaaagagagaagagaggaagaagggagTGGCACTATTCATCCTCCACTTctgggagccataacttgagctatggagctccgattgacgagctgtttaCGGCGACGCAAAGATCTCGTCGAGCTCTTTATTTCTATCTAAGCAAATCTGGTAATATTTCTCAACGTGTGCTCCAGTTTCCTGCCCTAGATTCTGTGCGCTTTTGAatttggtttttgagtagattttgtgattttgtttgattaggtgatctctagtagcaggtaattattggattttacccctaatctcattgggtaaggtaaggtttcactaaattcttgtgtttagttatttttgtgaacCTAGGCTTGATGTTTGTATGTTATATGGTATTAGTTTGAGATTTAGTGCTTGTTGGAGTTAGCTTGGCTTTTTGGAAGCTTGTTTGGACTCAAAGTGGTGGTTTGTGCATATtgagaatcagccaaggtatggtttcgattttctttatgtaatatgtaatgtttctggacacttaggttAGTTGactttaagataggattgaatgttttgggtgtatgtttaattgtatgtgattttgatgtttggggataacttgtatgatggtgatgatgatatggAGTTTTGGGATGAGGAatatatgaatttgatgatgattgttggtatttaatgattATGAAAGTTGATAATGAATGTGTAATTCATTGTTGTTGATGAGAGCTTGTTGATatggttgatgattgatgatgaatattgatgttgttggtaaTTTGAAGGTGAGTGTTGAGACTGTTGATAAATAATATGGATTATGAAGTTAGGATGATGATAAATTGATGTTTGGATTGATGAGTGTTGAAGGAGTTGATAAATTGAGATGTTTTGGATGCGGTATAGTTGAATAATGATGGGATTTATAAGTTGTGATGTGAATATTAGGTTGAATTTAGCATTAGTTGAGGTGGGTATTAAATGGTTTGGATGATTGAATAGTTGATATGGTTAAGAAATGTTTGGTATGGATTCATGAGTGAATTTTGGTATTGTTTTGAATAGGCTTTGATTTGGTTTTAAGTTGAGAGTTGTGGTAAGTTGAATTTTTAaggttttggtaaaaatggatttttagtgaactttgacggatcataacttgagcctcagttttcaaaatttgtcaaaaattgcactaaattaaagttcattgaaaactcttcaaattgatataaagtttgtaaaatttggatttttgtagaggaagttatgatcattcaaagtttagtgtcaaaatctgaaattctgcaaagttgcagaattttgtgatttctggtatgtgcgcacgcacagccttgtacgCACGCACAACCCTGTAAATTTttaaacctgtgcgcacgcacagacttgtgcatacgcacaagcggGGAAAGGCCTGCTGGTGAGAGCACTAGTACGACCTGTGCGCGCACATATCCAATGGagttttacaacctgtgcgcacgcacacgttggaaaggtcagtctgttgggggcgctagtgatgcaccactatttcgtggtacatcttgtgcttaattgagtggattttatccactaatctcacacttattcatagaaatcgcatgttttatattttccttcctgattttgtgctatgattggaaacatatttctttggtcttaatttagctaattttaatcctctcttattaccattcaatgctttgatatgtatgttaagtgttttcagagattacaggacatgaatggcttagaggatagaaagaaagtatgcaaaagtggaaggaatacaagaagctgaaggaactacAAAGTTGTCAGCCctaacctctttgcactcaattgaccataacttgagctacagaggtccaaatgcgATGGTTCTGGTTGCCATAGTTGCTTTACTTTTAGGCGACATGTATGCGTGAAGCACGTGTACGCGTAGATTGTTCcgcacgacgcgtacgcgtacgcgtgacagagccacgtgctggacgtatcagaaatcgctgggggcgatttttgtgctgtttttgacctagtttttggcccaaaaaacacagattagaggctgcagagtggggaaaTCATTCAttaacttctcattattcacaatttaggtttgagatgtagttttctagagagagagaggctctctcctctctctaggttttaggatttaggatttctcttagttttaggctTATTTCTTCTACAATCCAGTTTCAATGTTTCTTtagtttagtttctcttctactcttatgttagatttgattttctatttaatacaatttgaggtatttcagatttattgcttcttctattatttgttattgattgatgtttgcaattagttgtttggatttaatattccttgctagttttctatgcttttgtgttgtgccttccaagtgtttgataaaatgcttggttggattctagagtagattttatccttttggccttggtttagtaattggtgacacttgagttatcaaactcctttgttgattgattattgaaagttgctgattggtttggattccactaaagctagtctttccttaggagttgcctacaacttgaggaatcaaattgattagtccacttgactttccttcattcattgagggttaactaagtgggagcaatggacaattctaatcacaattgataaggatagctagggtAGGActttcagttctcataccttgccaagagcttttctagttattagtttattccatttgcaatttactttttcttgttctcttatccaaaaccccccaaaacatacttttccataaccaattataagcacactcccctgcaattccttgagagacgacccgaggtttaaatacttcggctatcaattttattaggggtttgttacttatgacaaccaagtttttgtacgaaaggatttatgttggtttagaaactatactttcaacaagaatttatttgtgaaattttaGACCATCAAAAATCCGATCGTTAGCAAGCACGCCTTGTGCGAGCGAATAGAATTGCAAAAaatttggtacctgtgcgtacgtacaTCCCTATGCATACATACACCTTTTAAAAATCTCTTTGGGCGTGCACGCGCACACCCCCTGTGCATCCGCACATGCCCCATTTTACAActaaaactttgtttttaaactatttcacttttgcaacaagctTGTATACTTCTgcgacaccattttaagactatTTGGCTTACTTTCGAGTATCAGAACATGGGAAAGGTGCTAGGAGTTTTAAGTTGGgttttactttgaaaagttagcaaatggaggtttaggtttctggtgtactgaggatgagtttggttgagagagaaggaagagtagtgaacttggtgattaATAACAGCGAATTAAGAAACTGATAaactaatgagttcggaatggaattAAGAACTAATGATGGTTATTGTAAGCTTGATGGATATTGAAggaaagtgtgccaggcactatatccttggaatgttgagattgataattgaaagtgatttgagattagaaatgGTGATGACTGGTGATGATTTGAGGTCGATGAAGTTATTGGATTATAtgagagtgtgcggggcctatatccccggCGTAGCAGATTTTTCTACTGCATGACTAGtgttgttgagagtgtgcagGACCTATATTCCTGGCGTGGCAGATTGTTCTGCTGCATGATTTGTTGTGGTTATttccttctctgctgcatgaagtgtgcggggcctatatccctgacatagtagactccctactgcatgagtgtgtagaacactatatctctggcgtagTAGATtcgctgctgcatgagtgtgcatgGCACTATATCTCTAGCGTGGTAGAAAAGGCTACATCCaggaggatgtgtcgggttggcatttacggaccgacaagtgatatcacgagccaatagaacaggcattcatcatatgcatctcttatgtgcttgtttgctttgattaactgagtttgcctaattgtataatatgcttacttgcttcttgaattacttgttatatatatatatgaatactacCTGTGTTTTCTTTGCTTGTATTGTGTTTGTctagtgctgaggaggttaggtaggtggtgTCGATGGGATCGCACGAAGGTTAGGttagcgaaggctgtgggatacagcggtgtgactagttttagttagaaatttCCTAAGTTTAGATGACCCtgcttatggtttatggtttagtttatttatttatgttaagctTGAATCTCTGTttggtgtgaagttctaggattgcctttgacatcccggaaccttacatcttacattattgggcactgttaccatactgagaacctccaattctcattccatactttgttgttatttttcatatgcaggtcgtaATTCACCTCGGTGAAATTGCGGACATGGTGACAGAGCAGAATATGGTTTTATGCTGGCTTATTTCTGTTTTATTCTGTTGTAGTAGTTGCTCTCACCTTTTCTGTTTtagactttatggccttagaggcttgatttgagagataagttgtataagctattttgaACTTTCAAAAattctgtatgtctgtatatactagtcggcttaaactccgcgagatGCGGCTAGTtccttatgattattatactcttatatctatatatattatattctcttgcatctataccttgtatcttatgtgttagcttcgtgtgaacgttttgtGCTTTTGTAATTCTATCTTTTTAGCTTaatctttcatcgggcttctagaatatattatttccttctatatgaatatgtataagccttagaattgtcataacctttgattaacctttgtcctatggctagaggtaaggcttagggtaattagggtgttacaagtaaCCGTAAAAGTGTAATTAGTCTATTATTTGGCTGCTGTAATTAGTCTCTTATTTGGCTGctgattttttactattatttgattGTTGATAAGTGAGAAACCATTCATTACATAGTTTTTGgacttctttttatatattggAATGCTATTTATACATGCTAAACAATGTGCTATTTATATGGAAGAGGACTAATTCGATAAGTTTCAGTGATTGAAAAGGGACCAATTTGATGTCACTTATAAAAGTTTAAGGACAACGTAGATGTCATTATAAAAGTTAGGGACCTCTTAGATGTCATTGATGCAActttagggactattttgatgCTCGATAACAAGTCTttgacaaatattttttttttattcaatcagGGCCTTATCCATGCAGTTAACGAGGTTTTTTCCAGATGTCCATCACAGATTCTGTGTTTGGCATTTATGGAAGAACTTCAATAAGCAATGGAAAGATCTCCAATTTAGaggttgataaactccaattttgtggtttatcttgtgcttaatttgggagattttatcaagatatttcacatttattcaatgaaatagcctggttttgtaattctccctaattttgtgcttaagtgtgaaaacttgctttttaggtctttaaattgctaattttaattcactttaattccattcgatgttttgatatgtttgttgagtgatttcaagttcataaggcaaagattggatagaatgagtgaaaagaaaagcatgcaaaatagaGAACTCAAGAAGAAATAAGGATTTGCAGAAATTTGCCAAGTGACGCGTATACGTGGCCCATGCTTACGCATGGGATggatgataaaccattattttatgatttatattgtgtttaattgagtggttttatcaagtctttacccacttattcatatgatttgcatgtatttacaattccttcccaaaaaaaTTGTctttggttgaaaacttgcttcctagagatcttttaattatgtatttttgttcttctttgtactattcgatgccgtgatccgtgtgttaagtgtttcagacctcatagggcaggaatggctaagagaattaagaggaagcttgcaaaaatggaaggagcacaagaaaacaaggagatgaccagcgaacactgacgcgagcGCGTGGCCCACGCGAGCgcgaaaatcgctgaatgacgtgaacgcgtggacgatgcgtacgcatgacctacgTGATCTGTAGAAATTATAGAATACGCTGAAGACAATTGCGGGCCGCGTTTTAACCTAATTTTCGGCCCTGAAACACAGAATAAAGTGagggaacatgtagaaactcaggGGAGATCGACACACATTCATTTACATTGATATTAGGATAGTTTTAATTTTAGATCTGAAACTTACTACTCCTTTAGGTTTTCTCTACGTTGATAGGATTTTAGTTaattgcttttgctttggatattgaagagccaTTACTTCCGTGGAagtactattctagtttgtttccctaTTCTCCTACTCTTTTGGTTATTTATTATTCCTGTTCAGATATTTATGTTACATTTGGATTTATCAATACAGTTCACTACATTTTCCTTTAATCAATTtctaatccttattttatttatcatgttttcTTCTACTATTTCTGCAAGCGTTTTATTCTTGTCAATGGGGTAGAaattctacttgacatgggggttaatCAAGagaagacacttgagttggaatgctcaagtgcttagttaaattggacgTTGTTAGCTAATTCTATACCTACTAACGCTAGATCTCCCCAAAGGAGAGGACTAGGACTTGTGGGTGAGAGTTAGTTTAATCCTCATACTTTCTCTTACTTAGTAAGGGTTAACCGAGTGAGAACAGCAACCTCtctacactacacttgagaagatcccaacaaggatagaaattccactTGAATATTCCCTCAGTGAAGGCCTTTCATTTAaagtatcaataattattcttagtttatttttattactttaatctttaatcattttaattactcattatcaaaactcaaatTTTCTTAAAATCcctagttaataaaatagcactctttcctgcaactcgttgggagacgacctgagactcatactcccagtatttttatttaaaaaaaattgtgacaacctcttttaaattggtgaggcggatttagctggttaagagctatacgtgcaacgtTGTTCTCTTAATTGAAATCCCTTAATCGGACAACTTCTGCctcgcatcaatttttggtgccgttacccgggagttgcaacagtgtgctagattattaattagtgtacataatttattttatttgcatattttatttttatttctgttaccatgagctacatgtctttctcattgaatgacgcattcattgcctgatccgagtttagtcccatttgatcctgaaattgaaagaactttttcacATATTAGACGAACTCAACGTTGGCTAGCCTCTGAGGATGGTGAAGTAATTATTATCGATTCACTAGTCCCATCTGAGGGCAAACccgaaccgccatctgagagcgagacaagctcatttactactgattcagttgatttacgtgctggtgacatggcagcacctaggagagttactatccaggaagctggagcccttttacactgcagccgtatcaagtgcatcacccagcggtggctgcagattttgaactgaagactgcactactcaacttgatgcccatgtttcatggcttacctgctcaagagcctatcaagcaccttaggaatttccagacagcctgttctactgttaagcatgatggtgcagatgaaacttctattctgttaaaagccttcccgttctctcttgagggaaaggcgagagagtggtactacactcaacctgaagcgactgttactaactgggatacgcttagaagagaatttttggaaaaatactttccagctgaagttactgatagattgaGGAATGAAATTTCCATGATTATTCAAGgcaaatccgagactctctacgaacattgggagcgcttcaacaatcttctagaagcatgtccccaccacatgattgacaagttggtatTGCTCGGCTacttcacacagggcatgaagtctcaagataagaccacattggaaggtgctagcaatgggtctataaaaaagtacaagaccattgATGAAGCATggtaattgatcagcgacttatcTGAATCCACTAAGAATCACAAGCATAAGCAAAGTAACTCAAAAGATGTTGCAGAGGTATCGTCTAGCAGAGAAATTACTGCTCTGacccagagtatatgtgaaatgaccaacttactgaatcagatgcagttgaatcaacaataagctcaacgacctccccacacttaaaagtttgcaccgtcctcggtgcactcaaagatgagcaagggggtacggcgactctccggattgctacgtgttcttagtcttgcttccgttattgcttgtggtgcatcaatcatgaaaaacaaaaatataacaccataaggtgagaagatataaaagcaaggaagcatactttgttggaatgaggtaaatcactagaaatgagtgagtgaattagtgtgacatgaatgacgaataagtgtgtgaattctaaattgcgcggtttagaacacatattagcataaaagtcatgtcacaaaagaagcatgcacttcacttattctagtgtgcttgagatgctttaagtaaact
The sequence above is drawn from the Arachis hypogaea cultivar Tifrunner chromosome 4, arahy.Tifrunner.gnm2.J5K5, whole genome shotgun sequence genome and encodes:
- the LOC140184081 gene encoding uncharacterized protein, whose translation is MCKDESYGWQVYASNITENNYWQIKTFIDDHTCTRETKNRLANREWLACKLVKKLRKYPNLRHSEAAQYFKTKCDLNLNKSSLTKALGDARTIMYGDAAAQYGMVRDYGLTLLKSNPGSTVTVGIIPQPNPDDDPIFEKMYIYLDACKKEFLASCRPLIGLDEAFLKTQHGSQILSAIGQDENNHIYLIAYAMSLLKTLKTRDMQKVVIHLGEIADMVTEQNMGLIHAVNEVFSRCPSQILCLAFMEELQ